One part of the Musa acuminata AAA Group cultivar baxijiao chromosome BXJ1-5, Cavendish_Baxijiao_AAA, whole genome shotgun sequence genome encodes these proteins:
- the LOC135672969 gene encoding TOM1-like protein 1, with translation MGDNLMDKVSAFGERLKISGSEVSRKMTAGMSSMSSKMKDFFQVQNQVEKIVEDATSENLDGPNWSANLEICDMINSEKFHSVEFIRGIKKRIMLKNPTVQYLALVLLETCVKNCEKAFSEVAAERVLDEMVKLIDDPQTVVNNRNKALVMIEAWGESGEELRYLPVFEETYKSLKSRGVRFPGRDVESLAPIFTPPRSVSETESYNSAIQQQTYNDFHVHSFTAEETKEAFDVARNSIELLSTILSSSPHQEALQDDLTTTLFQQCQRSQRTVQRIIETAGDNEAVLFEALNVNDELQKILSKYEELRKPPVVNSEPEPAVIPVAVEPEESPRATREDALIRKPPGSETRSGGDDGILDLDEMIFGKIGGSTSEDQNPEKQHKQQKSNLITF, from the exons ATGGGTGACAACCTCATGGATAAGGTCAGCGCCTTTGGCGAACGTCTGAAGATTAGCGGGTCTGAGGTAAGCCGCAAGATGACGGCTGGCATGAGCTCTATGAGTTCTAAGATGAAGGACTTCTTCCAAGTTCAAAACCAAGTTGAGAAAATAGTCGAGGATGCCACCTCAGAAAACTTGGATGGTCCTAACTGGTCTGCCAACCTTGAGATCTGTGACATGATTAACAGTGAAAAGTTCCACAGCGTCGAATTCATCCGTGGCATCAAAAAGCGAATTATGTTGAAGAATCCCACTGTCCAATATCTTGCTTTAGTTCTCCTTGAGACCTGTGTGAAAAACTGTGAGAAGGCTTTTTCTGAGGTTGCTGCTGAGAGAGTCCTAGATGAGATGGTCAAGTTGATTGATGATCCACAGACTGTAGTGAATAATAGGAACAAGGCTCTTGTCATGATTGAAGCATGGGGGGAATCTGGAGAGGAACTCAGATACTTGCCAGTCTTTGAAGAAACCTACAAG AGCCTGAAATCTCGAGGTGTTCGCTTTCCTGGAAGAGATGTCGAAAGCTTAGCTCCGATATTTACTCCTCCACGTTCAGTTTCAGAGACAGAATCATATAACAGTGCTATTCAACAGCAAACATATAATGATTTTCATGTGCATAGTTTCACTGCTGAAGAAACAAAGGAAGCATTTGATGTGGCTCGCAACAGCATTGAACTTCTGTCCACCATTTTATCATCTTCGCCACATCAAGAAGCTTTACAG GATGATTTGACGACTACCCTCTTTCAGCAATGCCAACGAAGTCAACGCACTGTCCAAAGAATTATAGAGACAGCAGGTGATAATGAGGCAGTGCTTTTCGAGGCCTTGAATGTAAATGATGAACTTCAGAAGATCCTCTCCAAGTATGAAGAGCTGCGGAAGCCTCCTGTTGTGAATTCTGAACCAGAGCCCGCAGTGATACCAGTTGCCGTGGAACCTGAGGAGTCTCCTCGAGCGACCAGAGAAGATGCCCTCATCAGAAAACCACCAGGTTCCGAAACAAGGtcaggtggagatgatggcatccTTGATCTTGATGAGATGATCTTCGGTAAAATAGGAGGGAGCACTTCTGAGGATCAAAATCCTGAAAAACAGCATAAGCAACAGAAGAGCAATCTAATCACCTTCTAG
- the LOC135672970 gene encoding protein AE7-like isoform X2 — protein MFEELGAHPSEARDIQDPEHPYTLEELKVVTEDSIEVNDKQSHVSVTFTPTVEHCSLATTIGLCLRVKLMRSLPSRYKVDIRVAPGTHATEAAVNKQLNDKERVVAALENPNLMYMIDRCLEPTFYY, from the exons ATGTTTGAGGAACTAGGTGCccacccgagcgaagcgag AGATATACAGGATCCAGAACACCCATATACACTGGAAGAGTTGAAGGTGGTAACAGAAGATTCAATTGAAGTGAATGATAAACAAAGTCATGTTAG TGTTACTTTTACACCAACGGTTGAGCATTGCAGTTTGGCAACTACTATTGGACTTTGCCTTCGTGTTAAACTTATGCGTAGTCTCCCTTCTCGTTACAAG GTGGACATAAGGGTGGCACCTGGGACTCATGCAACTGAAGCTGCTG TGAATAAGCAGTTAAATGACAAAGAACGGGTAGTAGCAGCTCTGGAGAATCCTAATCTAATGTACATGATCGACAGGTGCTTAGAACCAACCTTTTATTATTGA
- the LOC135672970 gene encoding protein AE7-like isoform X1 encodes MASGLINANPVVYERKERQVRSVPTIIDEDAEELIDQQEIFDYIRDIQDPEHPYTLEELKVVTEDSIEVNDKQSHVSVTFTPTVEHCSLATTIGLCLRVKLMRSLPSRYKVDIRVAPGTHATEAAVNKQLNDKERVVAALENPNLMYMIDRCLEPTFYY; translated from the exons ATGGCATCTGGATTGATAAATGCTAATCCTGTAGTTTATGAAAGAAAAGAGCGCCAGGTTCGGAGTGTGCCAACAATCATTGATGAGGATGCTGAAGAGCTAATTGATCAACAGGAAATTTTTGAT TATATTAGAGATATACAGGATCCAGAACACCCATATACACTGGAAGAGTTGAAGGTGGTAACAGAAGATTCAATTGAAGTGAATGATAAACAAAGTCATGTTAG TGTTACTTTTACACCAACGGTTGAGCATTGCAGTTTGGCAACTACTATTGGACTTTGCCTTCGTGTTAAACTTATGCGTAGTCTCCCTTCTCGTTACAAG GTGGACATAAGGGTGGCACCTGGGACTCATGCAACTGAAGCTGCTG TGAATAAGCAGTTAAATGACAAAGAACGGGTAGTAGCAGCTCTGGAGAATCCTAATCTAATGTACATGATCGACAGGTGCTTAGAACCAACCTTTTATTATTGA
- the LOC135581598 gene encoding 6-phosphogluconate dehydrogenase, decarboxylating 1-like isoform X1, whose translation MFDGLRLATSFGKISFCCDFGVVLIEDERFGLGVIRNFVLNMALTRIGLAGLAVMGQNLALNIAEKGFPISVYNRTTSKVDETVERAKVEGNLPVYGFHDPASFVNSIQKPRVIIMLVKAGAPVDQTIATLSAHLEKGDCIIDGGNEWYENTERREKAMAELGLLYLGMGVSGGEEGARNGPSLMPGGSYEAFRYIEDILLKVAAQVPDSGPCVTYIGKGGSGNFVKMIHNGIEYGDMQLIAEAYDVLKSVGKLTNDELQHVFSEWNKGELLSFLIEITADIFGVKDDKGDGHLVDKVLDKTGMKGTGKWTVQQAAELSVAAPTIAASLDSRFLSGLKEERVQAAKVFQSGGFSDVLESKPVDKAKLIDDVRQALYASKICSYAQGMNLIRAKSTEKGWDLKLGELARIWKGGCIIRAIFLDSIKKAYDRNPELSNLLVDPEFAKEILDRQSAWRRVVCLAINHGISTPGMSTSLAYFDTYRRERVSANLVQAQRDYFGAHTYERVDMPGSFHTEWFKIAKQSKI comes from the exons ATGTTTGATGGGCTTCGCTTGGCCACGAGTTTTGGAAAGATCTCTTTTTGTTGTGATTTCGGTGTAGTGCTCATCGAAGACGAGCGCTTTGGTTTGGGTGTTATCAGAAATTTCGT GTTAAACATGGCTCTCACAAGAATTGGCCTTGCTGGTCTTGCTGTCATGGGGCAAAATCTAGCCTTGAACATAGCTGAAAAAGGCTTTCCTATATCTGTGTACAACCGGACCACCTCAAAAGTTGATGAGACTGTTGAACGTGCCAAAGTCGAAGGAAACCTTCCAGTTTATGGATTCCATGATCCTGCATCCTTTGTCAACTCGATACAAAAGCCCCGTGTCATTATCATGCTCGTGAAAGCTGGTGCACCGGTGGATCAAACCATCGCCACACTTTCAGCTCACTTGGAAAAGGGTGATTGTATAATCGATGGGGGCAACGAGTGGTATGAGAACACAGAGAGGCGCGAAAAGGCAATGGCCGAACTTGGTCTCCTCTATCTTGGAATGGGAGTCTCTGGTGGAGAGGAAGGTGCACGAAATGGTCCTTCATTGATGCCTGGAGGTTCGTATGAGGCTTTTAGGTACATAGAAGACATTCTTCTCAAGGTAGCTGCTCAGGTACCGGACAGTGGCCCCTGTGTTACATACATAGGCAAAGGAGGTTCTGGCAATTTTGTAAAGATGATTCATAATGGAATCGAGTATGGAGACATGCAACTGATTGCTGAAGCTTATGATGTACTGAAATCTGTGGGGAAGCTCACCAATGATGAGTTGCAGCATGTTTTCTCTGAATGGAACAAAGGGGAGCTTCTTAGCTTCTTGATCGAGATCACAGCTGACATTTTTGGGGTCAAGGATGACAAGGGTGATGGCCATCTGGTCGATAAAGTCTTGGACAAGACCGGGATGAAAGGTACTGGTAAATGGACCGTGCAACAAGCAGCTGAATTATCAGTGGCTGCTCCAACAATTGCAGCATCTTTGGATTCCAGGTTTCTTAGTGGACTAAAAGAAGAAAGAGTCCAAGCTGCTAAGGTTTTTCAGTCTGGTGGATTCAGCGATGTCTTGGAAAGCAAGCCTGTCGACAAGGCTAAGTTGATCGATGACGTGAGGCAAGCTCTTTATGCCTCAAAGATTTGTAGCTATGCACAAGGCATGAACCTGATTAGAGCGAAGAGCACCGAGAAGGGATGGGATCTAAAGCTGGGTGAACTTGCAAGGATATGGAAGGGAGGTTGCATTATCCGTGCAATTTTCTTGGACAGTATCAAGAAGGCCTATGATCGGAACCCAGAACTATCCAACCTCCTGGTGGATCCCGAGTTTGCAAAGGAGATATTAGATCGCCAGTCTGCTTGGCGCAGAGTTGTCTGTCTTGCTATCAACCATGGCATAAGCACTCCGGGTATGTCTACTAGTCTAGCTTATTTTGACACCTACAGGAGGGAGAGGGTTTCTGCCAATTTGGTCCAAGCTCAGAGAGATTACTTCGGAGCGCATACGTACGAGAGGGTCGACATGCCTGGATCTTTCCACACTGAATGGTTCAAGATCGCGAAACAGTCAAAGATCTGA
- the LOC135581598 gene encoding 6-phosphogluconate dehydrogenase, decarboxylating 1-like isoform X2 — MFRLNMALTRIGLAGLAVMGQNLALNIAEKGFPISVYNRTTSKVDETVERAKVEGNLPVYGFHDPASFVNSIQKPRVIIMLVKAGAPVDQTIATLSAHLEKGDCIIDGGNEWYENTERREKAMAELGLLYLGMGVSGGEEGARNGPSLMPGGSYEAFRYIEDILLKVAAQVPDSGPCVTYIGKGGSGNFVKMIHNGIEYGDMQLIAEAYDVLKSVGKLTNDELQHVFSEWNKGELLSFLIEITADIFGVKDDKGDGHLVDKVLDKTGMKGTGKWTVQQAAELSVAAPTIAASLDSRFLSGLKEERVQAAKVFQSGGFSDVLESKPVDKAKLIDDVRQALYASKICSYAQGMNLIRAKSTEKGWDLKLGELARIWKGGCIIRAIFLDSIKKAYDRNPELSNLLVDPEFAKEILDRQSAWRRVVCLAINHGISTPGMSTSLAYFDTYRRERVSANLVQAQRDYFGAHTYERVDMPGSFHTEWFKIAKQSKI; from the exons ATGTTTAG GTTAAACATGGCTCTCACAAGAATTGGCCTTGCTGGTCTTGCTGTCATGGGGCAAAATCTAGCCTTGAACATAGCTGAAAAAGGCTTTCCTATATCTGTGTACAACCGGACCACCTCAAAAGTTGATGAGACTGTTGAACGTGCCAAAGTCGAAGGAAACCTTCCAGTTTATGGATTCCATGATCCTGCATCCTTTGTCAACTCGATACAAAAGCCCCGTGTCATTATCATGCTCGTGAAAGCTGGTGCACCGGTGGATCAAACCATCGCCACACTTTCAGCTCACTTGGAAAAGGGTGATTGTATAATCGATGGGGGCAACGAGTGGTATGAGAACACAGAGAGGCGCGAAAAGGCAATGGCCGAACTTGGTCTCCTCTATCTTGGAATGGGAGTCTCTGGTGGAGAGGAAGGTGCACGAAATGGTCCTTCATTGATGCCTGGAGGTTCGTATGAGGCTTTTAGGTACATAGAAGACATTCTTCTCAAGGTAGCTGCTCAGGTACCGGACAGTGGCCCCTGTGTTACATACATAGGCAAAGGAGGTTCTGGCAATTTTGTAAAGATGATTCATAATGGAATCGAGTATGGAGACATGCAACTGATTGCTGAAGCTTATGATGTACTGAAATCTGTGGGGAAGCTCACCAATGATGAGTTGCAGCATGTTTTCTCTGAATGGAACAAAGGGGAGCTTCTTAGCTTCTTGATCGAGATCACAGCTGACATTTTTGGGGTCAAGGATGACAAGGGTGATGGCCATCTGGTCGATAAAGTCTTGGACAAGACCGGGATGAAAGGTACTGGTAAATGGACCGTGCAACAAGCAGCTGAATTATCAGTGGCTGCTCCAACAATTGCAGCATCTTTGGATTCCAGGTTTCTTAGTGGACTAAAAGAAGAAAGAGTCCAAGCTGCTAAGGTTTTTCAGTCTGGTGGATTCAGCGATGTCTTGGAAAGCAAGCCTGTCGACAAGGCTAAGTTGATCGATGACGTGAGGCAAGCTCTTTATGCCTCAAAGATTTGTAGCTATGCACAAGGCATGAACCTGATTAGAGCGAAGAGCACCGAGAAGGGATGGGATCTAAAGCTGGGTGAACTTGCAAGGATATGGAAGGGAGGTTGCATTATCCGTGCAATTTTCTTGGACAGTATCAAGAAGGCCTATGATCGGAACCCAGAACTATCCAACCTCCTGGTGGATCCCGAGTTTGCAAAGGAGATATTAGATCGCCAGTCTGCTTGGCGCAGAGTTGTCTGTCTTGCTATCAACCATGGCATAAGCACTCCGGGTATGTCTACTAGTCTAGCTTATTTTGACACCTACAGGAGGGAGAGGGTTTCTGCCAATTTGGTCCAAGCTCAGAGAGATTACTTCGGAGCGCATACGTACGAGAGGGTCGACATGCCTGGATCTTTCCACACTGAATGGTTCAAGATCGCGAAACAGTCAAAGATCTGA
- the LOC135581598 gene encoding 6-phosphogluconate dehydrogenase, decarboxylating 1-like isoform X3, which yields MALTRIGLAGLAVMGQNLALNIAEKGFPISVYNRTTSKVDETVERAKVEGNLPVYGFHDPASFVNSIQKPRVIIMLVKAGAPVDQTIATLSAHLEKGDCIIDGGNEWYENTERREKAMAELGLLYLGMGVSGGEEGARNGPSLMPGGSYEAFRYIEDILLKVAAQVPDSGPCVTYIGKGGSGNFVKMIHNGIEYGDMQLIAEAYDVLKSVGKLTNDELQHVFSEWNKGELLSFLIEITADIFGVKDDKGDGHLVDKVLDKTGMKGTGKWTVQQAAELSVAAPTIAASLDSRFLSGLKEERVQAAKVFQSGGFSDVLESKPVDKAKLIDDVRQALYASKICSYAQGMNLIRAKSTEKGWDLKLGELARIWKGGCIIRAIFLDSIKKAYDRNPELSNLLVDPEFAKEILDRQSAWRRVVCLAINHGISTPGMSTSLAYFDTYRRERVSANLVQAQRDYFGAHTYERVDMPGSFHTEWFKIAKQSKI from the coding sequence ATGGCTCTCACAAGAATTGGCCTTGCTGGTCTTGCTGTCATGGGGCAAAATCTAGCCTTGAACATAGCTGAAAAAGGCTTTCCTATATCTGTGTACAACCGGACCACCTCAAAAGTTGATGAGACTGTTGAACGTGCCAAAGTCGAAGGAAACCTTCCAGTTTATGGATTCCATGATCCTGCATCCTTTGTCAACTCGATACAAAAGCCCCGTGTCATTATCATGCTCGTGAAAGCTGGTGCACCGGTGGATCAAACCATCGCCACACTTTCAGCTCACTTGGAAAAGGGTGATTGTATAATCGATGGGGGCAACGAGTGGTATGAGAACACAGAGAGGCGCGAAAAGGCAATGGCCGAACTTGGTCTCCTCTATCTTGGAATGGGAGTCTCTGGTGGAGAGGAAGGTGCACGAAATGGTCCTTCATTGATGCCTGGAGGTTCGTATGAGGCTTTTAGGTACATAGAAGACATTCTTCTCAAGGTAGCTGCTCAGGTACCGGACAGTGGCCCCTGTGTTACATACATAGGCAAAGGAGGTTCTGGCAATTTTGTAAAGATGATTCATAATGGAATCGAGTATGGAGACATGCAACTGATTGCTGAAGCTTATGATGTACTGAAATCTGTGGGGAAGCTCACCAATGATGAGTTGCAGCATGTTTTCTCTGAATGGAACAAAGGGGAGCTTCTTAGCTTCTTGATCGAGATCACAGCTGACATTTTTGGGGTCAAGGATGACAAGGGTGATGGCCATCTGGTCGATAAAGTCTTGGACAAGACCGGGATGAAAGGTACTGGTAAATGGACCGTGCAACAAGCAGCTGAATTATCAGTGGCTGCTCCAACAATTGCAGCATCTTTGGATTCCAGGTTTCTTAGTGGACTAAAAGAAGAAAGAGTCCAAGCTGCTAAGGTTTTTCAGTCTGGTGGATTCAGCGATGTCTTGGAAAGCAAGCCTGTCGACAAGGCTAAGTTGATCGATGACGTGAGGCAAGCTCTTTATGCCTCAAAGATTTGTAGCTATGCACAAGGCATGAACCTGATTAGAGCGAAGAGCACCGAGAAGGGATGGGATCTAAAGCTGGGTGAACTTGCAAGGATATGGAAGGGAGGTTGCATTATCCGTGCAATTTTCTTGGACAGTATCAAGAAGGCCTATGATCGGAACCCAGAACTATCCAACCTCCTGGTGGATCCCGAGTTTGCAAAGGAGATATTAGATCGCCAGTCTGCTTGGCGCAGAGTTGTCTGTCTTGCTATCAACCATGGCATAAGCACTCCGGGTATGTCTACTAGTCTAGCTTATTTTGACACCTACAGGAGGGAGAGGGTTTCTGCCAATTTGGTCCAAGCTCAGAGAGATTACTTCGGAGCGCATACGTACGAGAGGGTCGACATGCCTGGATCTTTCCACACTGAATGGTTCAAGATCGCGAAACAGTCAAAGATCTGA